One window of the Eucalyptus grandis isolate ANBG69807.140 chromosome 8, ASM1654582v1, whole genome shotgun sequence genome contains the following:
- the LOC120286481 gene encoding caffeic acid 3-O-methyltransferase-like produces the protein MSLDETLAVTTAQEDEEYLFAFKQNMISCVPLVLKATIELGILKLLFERTAQLSPTQIASRLSIKNPDAGGTIDRILRLLASFSFLSCTLTRDKAGRPERMYGLGPLSKYYVSEEGASMAPWLLLIFDEISLRSWFYLKDAVIQGEGDPFKLANGTTLFDYIGIDPKNAKTVVDVSGGVGECLKLILSKHPHLRGINFDLPNVVKNGLSYPGN, from the exons ATGAGTTTGGACGAAACCCTAGCGGTCACCACCGCCCAAGAAGACGAAGAGTACTTGTTCGCTTTCAAACAAAACATGATCTCGTGCGTTCCCCTGGTCCTGAAGGCCACCATCGAGCTCGGCATCCTCAAGCTCTTGTTTGAGCGCACTGCTCAGCTCTCGCCCACCCAGATTGCGTCCCGCCTCTCCATCAAGAACCCCGATGCCGGTGGCACCATCGACCGCATCCTGCGTTTGCTCGCcagcttctctttcctctcgtGCACCCTCACGCGGGACAAAGCCGGGCGGCCTGAGAGGATGTACGGCCTGGGCCCCTTGAGCAAGTACTACGTGAGTGAGGAAGGGGCTAGCATGGCCCCATGGTTGCTTTTAATCTTTGACGAGATTTCCTTGAGATCGTG GTTTTACTTAAAAGATGCAGTGATTCAGGGAGAAGGCGACCCTTTCAAGCTGGCAAACGGCACGACCCTCTTCGACTACATCGGGATAGACCCAAAG AATGCCAAAACAGTCGTCGACGTCAGCGGCGGTGTTGGCGAATGCCTTAAGCTTATACTCTCCAAGCACCCCCACCTCCGGGGCATAAACTTCGACCTGCCCAATGTTGTCAAAAATGGGCTTTCTTATCCTGGTAATTGA